A single Perognathus longimembris pacificus isolate PPM17 chromosome 17, ASM2315922v1, whole genome shotgun sequence DNA region contains:
- the Sost gene encoding sclerostin: protein MQLSLALCLVCLLVHAAFQVVEGQGWQTFKNDATEIIPELGEYPEPPPEAENKTMNRAENGGRLLHHLFEAKDVSEYSCRELHFTRYVTDGPCRSAKPVTELVCSGQCGPAHRLPNAIGRGKWWRPNGSDLRCIPDGYRAQSVQLLCPGGGAPRARKVRLVASCKCKRLTRWHNRSELKDFDAARPHKGRKPRPRTRGAKANQAELENAY from the exons ATGCAGCTCTCTCTAGCCCTGTGTCTCGTCTGCCTGCTGGTGCACGCAGCCTTCCAAGTCGTGGAGGGCCAGGGGTGGCAGACCTTCAAGAACGATGCCACAGAAATCATCCCTGAACTCGGGGAGTACCCCGAGCCCCCACCAGAGGCAGAGAACAAGACCATGAACCGGGCGGAGAACGGAGGGAGACTGCTCCATCACCTCTTTGAGGCCAAAG ATGTGTCGGAATACAGCTGCCGGGAGCTGCACTTCACCCGCTACGTGACGGACGGGCCCTGCCGCAGCGCCAAGCCGGTCACGGAGCTGGTGTGCTCCGGCCAGTGCGGCCCGGCCCACCGGCTGCCCAACGCCATCGGCCGGGGCAAGTGGTGGCGCCCGAACGGCTCGGATCTCCGCTGCATCCCCGACGGCTACCGCGCGCAGAGCGTGCAGCTGCTGTgcccgggcggcggggcgccCCGCGCGCGCAAGGTGCGCCTGGTGGCCTCGTGCAAGTGCAAGCGGCTCACACGCTGGCACAACCGCTCCGAGCTCAAGGACTTCGACGCCGCGCGGCCGCACAAGGGCCGCAAGCCCCGGCCCCGCACCCGGGGCGCCAAGGCCAACCAGGCCGAGCTGGAGAACGCGTACTAG